A part of Melittangium boletus DSM 14713 genomic DNA contains:
- a CDS encoding RluA family pseudouridine synthase — protein MKRRTFRVETAQVGLPLGEVLGAELGLPREEVERLVAVGAVYVGGRRSRDASARLGAQQVVTVVLEEGGVSPLAAAPASAPEWRVLFEDESVIAVDKPAGMTAQPTEGRVGDSLVDRVGAYLKRPAGLVHRLDRETSGVTVFGKSSEATSALAGEFREGRARKRYLAAVGPVALPSQGTIDLPLSKDPSRPGRWRASRAANGIPALTVYRVLHAGADFHLVELLPQTGRTHQLRAHLTALGAPILGDSRYGGAARAGGLAAPRCLLHAQALELAHPRTGASVRFEAPVPEDLARFFSTAGLVAPSGPILLPSGQPGRE, from the coding sequence ATGAAGCGCCGCACCTTCCGAGTCGAGACCGCCCAGGTGGGCCTCCCCCTGGGCGAGGTCCTGGGGGCGGAGCTGGGCCTGCCTCGCGAGGAGGTGGAGCGGCTGGTGGCCGTGGGGGCGGTGTACGTGGGAGGGCGCCGGAGTCGGGACGCGAGCGCGCGTCTGGGCGCCCAGCAGGTGGTGACGGTGGTGTTGGAGGAGGGCGGGGTGAGTCCGCTCGCGGCGGCGCCCGCCTCCGCTCCGGAGTGGCGCGTCCTGTTCGAGGACGAGTCGGTGATCGCGGTGGACAAGCCCGCGGGGATGACGGCGCAGCCCACGGAGGGTCGGGTGGGGGACAGTCTCGTGGACCGGGTGGGCGCCTACTTGAAGCGGCCCGCGGGCCTGGTGCACCGGTTGGATCGCGAGACGTCCGGGGTGACGGTGTTCGGCAAGTCGTCCGAGGCGACGTCCGCGCTCGCCGGGGAGTTCCGCGAGGGACGGGCCCGCAAGCGCTACCTGGCGGCGGTGGGGCCGGTGGCATTGCCCTCCCAGGGCACCATCGACCTGCCCCTGTCGAAGGATCCCTCGCGTCCGGGACGCTGGCGGGCCTCGCGCGCGGCCAACGGCATCCCCGCGCTCACCGTGTACCGCGTGTTGCATGCCGGCGCGGATTTCCACCTGGTGGAATTGTTGCCCCAGACAGGACGCACCCATCAGCTGCGCGCACACCTGACGGCCCTGGGCGCGCCCATTCTCGGGGACTCGCGCTATGGAGGAGCGGCCAGGGCGGGGGGCCTCGCCGCGCCCCGGTGTCTCCTGCATGCCCAGGCCTTGGAGCTGGCGCATCCCCGCACCGGGGCGTCCGTGCGCTTCGAGGCGCCCGTCCCGGAGGACCTGGCCCGCTTCTTCTCCACGGCGGGTCTCGTCGCACCCTCCGGACCCATTCTTTTGCCTTCTGGGCAGCCCGGGCGGGAGTAG
- a CDS encoding hemerythrin domain-containing protein, whose product MNALRLLKHDHRIVEALFKQFEKAGEKAYKEKKEIVRWIVKELSIHAAIEEELLYPVARARDEGLKKDVLEALEEHHVVKWTLKELEGMSAEDERFDAKVTVLIENIRHHVKEEEGDLFPKLEKLMGKAELEALGEALEQAKKTVPTHPHPKSPDSPPGNLVAGVLAKILDAGRDAARSGGRRAMKTLGRATGRTKTRASPAKKRARRAATAR is encoded by the coding sequence ATGAACGCACTCAGACTGCTCAAGCACGACCACCGGATCGTGGAGGCTCTCTTCAAGCAATTCGAGAAGGCCGGCGAGAAGGCCTACAAGGAGAAGAAGGAAATCGTCCGGTGGATCGTGAAGGAGCTGTCGATCCACGCGGCCATCGAGGAGGAGCTGCTCTACCCCGTGGCGCGCGCCCGGGACGAGGGGCTGAAGAAGGACGTGCTCGAGGCGCTCGAGGAGCACCACGTGGTGAAGTGGACGCTCAAGGAGCTCGAGGGCATGTCCGCCGAGGACGAGCGCTTCGACGCGAAGGTCACCGTGCTCATCGAGAACATCCGCCACCACGTGAAGGAGGAGGAGGGGGACCTCTTCCCCAAGCTCGAGAAGCTGATGGGCAAGGCGGAGCTGGAGGCGCTGGGCGAGGCCCTGGAGCAGGCCAAGAAGACGGTGCCCACGCACCCGCATCCCAAGTCGCCCGATTCGCCTCCTGGCAACCTCGTGGCGGGCGTGCTCGCGAAGATCCTCGACGCGGGACGCGACGCGGCGCGCTCTGGGGGACGCCGGGCGATGAAGACCCTCGGCCGGGCGACGGGCCGGACCAAGACGCGCGCCAGCCCCGCGAAGAAGCGCGCCCGGCGCGCCGCGACGGCCCGCTAA